The region GCTCATCATGCGGCCGACCGTCAAAAAGCTCCAGGCAATTGTGCCCCTGAGGCATTGAGCAAAGAGGAACCGCTTCACAAAACAGCTCGCCAAAGTGCAATGCAAGACTCTTACACTCCAGTCCGGCAGATGCAAGCTCTTCTAAAAACTCAGAAACATAATACTCTTTCTCGTGCGTCGGGTCCAACTTCCAGCTGACTCCCCTCTCCTTTTTAAAAACGGAAATCCAGTCACGAGAAAGAAGCGGAACGCGTATTAAAAAACGCGGTCCGGAATTCCAGTGAGTCGCAATGACAAGCTGCCGCAAAAAAGAAACCCTCTGGTCAATGTGCTCCAGAACATTCGACAGCACAATCACATCCACAGGCTCTTCGCAGGCCCAGCGGGTTGCATCGGCCTGCACAAACCGGACGTTATCTTTCTTGAAGGGGTTCCTTTCAGCCCCCGCAATTTTAGCGGCGTCGATGTCAACAGCAGTCACCCGGCGAGCATACCGTGCCATGGCTCCGGCCAGTTCGCCTTTACCGCATCCTACATCCAGCACATGTTCAGAACCGCCGATGCGCTTAGTGAACCATGAATGATACGCGGTGATCCGGTGCTTGGGGTGCTGCCCGGAAGATTCCCGTACAGCAAGGCGACTTGCATATGAGTAACACGCAGAATGCAGGCCCAAAAAGCAATCCAGCAGCAAGCCTCTGACGGCGGGAAAACGATCAAGCAGTTTGCCTAGTGACATTCACTGACTCCATGCGGGAAGGTCGAACCGAGTACTGTCCGCAAAGCGTCCTCCATATGTGCAGAGTCCGTTTCGTAAGGGGTGGTCTGTAACTGCGCAGTACAGCACTGCAATATCCCCCTCACCAATGATTGTGCATCCGGGGTATAGGTCATCTCACCGCGCTCGATATATTCTTTATAGATATCCTGACCTATTGAAGAAGTGGTGAAGCCTTTTTTGCCGAAACAAAGCCCTTCCACAAGCAACGTGCTGACCGTGGCAACAACACAATCGGCCATACCTATGGCGTCAAAAACAGGCATCGAAGAGGCCTGCCGGACTTCACAGTTCGACAGCCCTCTATGCAACAGATGTTCTTCTATGGGATCGACAAATTCCGGAAGATTCTTTGTGGGGTGCAGGCGGAGCAGCCAGAAGACAGAGTCCGGGCTTTCCTGCAATGCATTCAGAATAACCTCTGGAAAGATTTCGCCTTCGGGATAGACTGCAACAAGAGCAATTTTTTTGCCTCTGGCTTTATCGCGTAATTCATCGAAGTTCGCTGAGAGCACAACGCCTTTTTTCTCTTTTATCTTTTTTAAAAATAAATTCCCACCGACAACGGGCTGATGCGGTGTGTGTCCGAACCACTTACGAATGACATCTGCATTAGTTTTATGCCAGACCCAGAAAAAATCAGGATACAAGTGATATCCATGCTGATCAGTATGGTAATAAGTATACTGATAGTTATACACTCCCTGAAGCCCATGCTGATAATCAACAGAGGGTATTCCTGCAATTTTGCACGCCATGTTAAGTGCCATGGAGACTTCGTGGTATGTTCTTGTGTGGAAGACACATTTCACACCACTTGCAGTGAGTACATCAGCAAAAGCAGAGGCAAGCGTTTTTATTTTAAAAAAGTCATTGATGATGTCAAAAGGCGAAAGCGTGATACCAAAAAAGTTGTAAACATCATCCACCAGCTTGCGTACGGCTTTAGCTTCGCCACGGCTGATTCTGGCCAGCCGCACTTTTTGCAACCGGGTAAACTGGATACCGGGAAAAACCCTTTCCGCGGCAGCAGGGGGTATACCGGCTTCAGTTACCTTTACAGCCGATATTGCGGCATCGCTGACACACTCACAAAAGGAATCGGGAAGCCGGGCGTATTTTCCACCCGGAGTGTCAAAGTAGGCAAAGCGGCTTGTATTAAAAAAAAGGATATCTGCATCTGGCGAGTCTGAAAAAACTACTCTGTAATTTGCCTTGAAGATTACACAAGAGGTCACAGAAAACATCAATTTGCGGATTTTTTTACCAGCAGAGTCTTTGAGCACCGACTTGTTTTTGCGATAAACCGCGTCGTTGCGCGCGTATAGCTCAGAAAGAATTGCCGACCGGAACAAAAGCCATACAGAAATTCCGCCGACAGTTACAGCCTGCGGAGAGTAAGACTTTTCAAACTCATATACAGCCAGAAGATTTTTTTTAACAAACTGCAAGCCCATGCGTTACTCCGGCCTACTTTCTGGCTTCACCCACAAGAAACTCAAAATACTCTGCTCCGTTCTGATAAGTTCTGCCTACCCGTTCCAGCTTTTCAAGCGTCAGGCCCGCACAACCCAGCTGCTCACGGATTGACGCATCTGAAAAGCGGAACGGATAATCTTGACCAAAAAAAGCTGCAATTTCAGGATTTTTCAGCCCGTCGAGAGTATATTCATCGATAAAATTATTCGGTCCCGGTTTTATATACGCATCGGATGCAGTGGAGGGAGTGTAAAAAAAGAAAATACCTCCGGGCTTAAGAACCCTACTGATACTGAGCAGGCACGTTTCAAATGCAGCAAGGGGGAGACAATTTGCTGAAAAGACATCAATGACAACATCAAAATAAGATTCTTCAAAAGGAAGATCCGTCATATCGCCGCAAAACAGTCGGGCCGAAACCCCTTTCGCCTGCAGAACATTGCGCCCGACAGCCAGACCCTCACTAGAAAGATCAATACCGTAAGTATCAAACCCTTCCTGAGCCAGCATCCAAAGATTAGCGCACGAACCACAACCCAGTTCAAGAATACGTATACTTTGGCGTTCAAGACATGTTGTGGAATTCAACCAATTACGTCCGATAAACCGGCACAACTCTTCATTCGGATATCTTCGCTGAGCTTTGACACCTTCTTTGCTATAGATATCATCATAAAAACAACATGTTCTGCTTTCTTTCACGTTACCCATAACACATCTCCACACCTGCATAGTTATGATCTAACAAGTCATATGACGCACTTGATACGAAACCGTGGTATAATATTTCCGCCAAAGCCCCGCTTAAACTCTCCGATATTAAATTCTTTCTCTGTAACCGTGCTTACTCCGCTAAAAAAAGTCTCCCCGATCTCAATAGATGCACAGCCAATTTGTTTCGCAAACAGTATGCCTTGCCACAATACTGCATGAGAAATCGGCTTGGGAAACAGTGACCTGTCATAAGCACCGACACCGTAATAACAGACTTCATTGTTATGTAAGAACAACGCAGCTCCTACAAGATCATGTGAGATACGCGCCCGGACTACAAACGCAAATCCAGCGGCAACCATTTCACAATGCCTTTTCCACGTATCAATAGAGCGTGTTTCCCTCTTCGACTCACGAATGTGCAGCAGCCTGAATTCGTTGAACTCGTCCCATGAAACATTCCCTGAATGAAGCAAATCAATATCCATCGTGCGATTCCCTTTATGAATCATCGATTTATATCGTTTGCGAACTTCTGAAAAAAGACTTTCCACACTACGTTTTCCGTCAATAACAACATTAAAACTGGTATCAATGCCTGCACCATTGCGAAGCATACTTTGTGCTATTTTGGGAAACTGACTGTCACAAACAAGATGATCAGCAGAATAGCCCGCGTAATCATTCATCAGATGGGAAAAATGTTTTTCCATCATCGCATCAGCGGCGCGCTGAACATCAATCGAACCAGTTACAAAGACAGTTATAAAAGGAATTCCGAACGCATCAATCGTTCTTTGATCATCAGGACCATGCCCCGCACTGATAATACATTTTGCAACAAGCGTATCCGCATCAAAAACACCAAAACTCAGATCTGTAAAATCCCAATCACACAATCGCACTTTTCTATATTGCAGGTTAACAGGAAGGTATACAGGCGATGGCAGGCTGCTGCTGTTCGCGATGTCTAAAGAATCAAGCGGGCATATTTTCAACAAGACAAAATCCTCTCTCTACATCTTCATATTTCATCAAGCCATTCTTTGTACTGTGGCAAAACAACGTCAGGCACGCCGGACAGCCGCACCTCGCCACCATCAAGCCAGTAAAGATAATCACAGCCTTCAACAGTTGAAAGCCTGTGGGCAATCACCACGAGTGTTGCAGTATCACGAAGTGAAAGAATTGTTTTTTGAATAGCCTGTTCTGCAGCTGAATCAAGAGCACTAGTTGCTTCATCAAAAATAATAAGCTGAGGATTTTTATATAACGCTCTGGCGATAGCAACTCTCTGCTTTTGCCCTCCCGAAAGCCTTACCCCCCGTTCGCCAAGAACGGTATCAATTCCATTTTCAAGCTCATCCACAAAATTAATAGATGCCATTTCGCAGCACTTCAGAACATGTTCTCTATCTATTTTTTTTCCATAATCACCAAAGGCAATATTCTCAGCAAGAGTTGCATCGAGAAGGTATGTCGTTTGGGGGACATACCCTATTGCAGACGACCAGCACCCCCCACTGCGGGGCGCATATTCCTTACCATCAATTAAAAAATTCCCGGATGCAGGTCGCATCAAACCTGTTAATATACCGACAAGAGTGCTTTTGCCTGCGCCGGACCTGCCTATGAAACCAATCATAGACCCGCGTTGTATGGTGGCCGACAATTTTTTTAACGCGTCTTCTTTGGCACCTTCATACCGAAAAGTAACATGCTGCAGTTCCAAAAAGTTGAAGTTCTCCAATCCGCAACTTTCAGGTAAATCCTGTGGTTCGTCAGATGGAAGATACCCACCAAGCGTTGTTACATAAGGTGTATAAATCTGGATGCTGCCCATAGCGGCTGCAATTTTATTCAGGGCCGGCAACAAACGCCATGAAACGCCGGCAAGCAATGATATGGACAGAACAAGCTCATCTAACGGATAGCCAAGAGACATCAGAAAAATATGCGAAACCAGAAGCATCCCCATTCCGATAACCTCAAGCGCATAAGCCGGTACGGTTGAAAACATTTGTGCGCTTGCTTGACGCTTAGGCTTGTCTTTAGATTTTTCTTTGAACTCTGAAAGGAAGGGCTGCTGCTGTTTATAGATAGTCACTTCCAAAATTCCCTGCAGAGCCGAAAGTGTTGTCCTGGCGATATTACGGTCAATATTTGCCACCAGTGAACTTGCCTGTCTGATTCGCCTCCTGACACATCGGACAGCCAGCCCCCCAACCAGGGCTGTAAAAGCAAAAACAATCACAGCAGAAACTGGACTGACAGCCAGTGAGGTGGCAAGCAGGAGAAGTACGGTAGCCCCCGAAATTGCAACTGTCAGCAAGGCCATAAAATACCCGCTGACCATGTTTGCCCATCCGAGTTCTGTATGCAGCTCGGCAGTATTTTTTTTGATATGCCAAGAATAAGGTTTTGTTAAAAATTCAGAAAACACTGCGCAGGCCACATCACGCCCGCAGTGCTGCGAAACAAAGGACTGTCCCCAGACTGTAGCACACGCGATCAGACTCTTGAACGCGACTGAAGCCACAATCAAAACAAGACACAACGCGAGCATCTTGGCGGGCTGATGTGTCAGGCTGTCAAGATAAGGCCACAGCAAAGCCAACTTTGAAAATAATACGCTTGAATGAACGGTCTGCGGCGAGGCAAGGATAAGTCCCAAAAGGGATACGGCTCCGGCTGCCGCGGCCTCGCTAATTGAAGAAAACAAGGACGCGGCGACAAGCAAGCCCATCCTTTTTTTGGTCCGAGGCTGCAGAACGCGCCAAAACCCCACAACGGCCTGCGGAAGGAGAACGGGCCCGGTACTCATTTTCGCACAATAGCCCAGGAAAGAGGTGTGCCGGCTGCCACATCACCAATGCAGGCACAGCCTAAAATTTCGTTGTAGTGGCGGGGATGCAGCCCATGGGCGGGGCGTACACTGCGGACGTTTGATGTGGTAAATTTTTCGCCGGCACGAATGTCTTCGACAACAAAAAGCGAACGCCTCAATGCCACGTTTTCCTTTTGTTTTTCAGTCAGTTCATAACTGACGCACCCGAGTGCTTTTTCCACTGTACGAATATCTGTCACCATTCGCCTGAACTCGTCCGGCTCCATGGAAAAACCCGAGTCAGGACCACCGTCTGCCCGTGACAGCGTCAAGTGTTTTTCAACGATCCTCGCTCCAAGGCTGACTGCCGCAATCGCAACTGCACTGCCCAAGGTATGATCAGACAACCCCGCAATACACCCGAATGTCTGAGACAGATGAGGGATGGTCAGCAGATTCGCCTCTTCGGGCGGTGCCGGGTAGGCTGAAGTGCATTTAAGCAAAGCCAGCTCGGAACAGCCGGCGCTGCGCAATGCCCCGACAGCTTCGTCAATTTCCGCCAGAGTTCCCATTCCCGTGGACATAATTACAGGTTTTTTCGTACCGGCAATTTTGCGCAACAACGGGATATCCACAAGCTCAAAGCTGGCGACTTTATGACACGGAACGTTCAGCCCCTCCAGAAAGTCCACAGCCGTCTCATCAAAAGGAGTGGAAAAGCAGTCCATCCCCAGATCGTTGGCAAGAGCCATCAGACGCGGCTGCCACTCCCACGGAGTATACGCCTCCTGATACAGATCATACAGTGTTCTTCCAGACCAAGCTGTTCCTTTCACTAAAAATGTTGGGCTACTACCATTAAAAGTCAGAGTATCAGCAGTGTATGTCTGCATTTTTATTGCATCAGCACCTGCATCGGCAGCGGCCCGGACTATTGCCTCGGCACGCTCAATGTTCTGATTATGATTTGCCGACATCTCTGCTATTATATATGTCTTCTGTACACCTGATACAGGATCAGAAAACAATTTAAAAACATCATCCTGCATAATTTATGCACTATTCTCCAGAACAGACATTACAGAGGCTTCAGACATGGATATGCCTCTCCAAAAGTGCGCACGCCTACTGCTTCCACATATTTCTGCACATAGTGAATTTTCTTCCCGCACAGAGCATCAACCCACCATACGGCATCATCAAATCCGATTTTTTTACGGAACATTACGGTACTTGAAACGCGGGGATTAACTTCGAAAGGATAAAAAACAGAACCCACTCGTCTGCTTTGAATATTCAGGCAGCCCAGAAAGGGAGTCCGCTTTGCTATCATGACGGCCATCTCGTGCAAAAAGGGAGAATCCACCAACTCAACAACATGTGAAAATCCACCGGGATGCAACTTTCTTTTCAGAGTGACGGAGTAAACGCTTTCTCCGTCAGAAAAAACGCCCGTCGTATATTCTTCCTCAGCGGTTCCTATATGTTCCTGTGCAATAAGCCCCCCGTCATCTTTCGCCTTAAGATATGCGAGGTCAGTTTCATCCCTGGCTACACGGTACGACTTACTCCCACAGCCGGAATCTCCCTTTACAACGACCGGCAACCCCCACTCTCCTTCATACAGAGCAAGCGGCATTGTTCGCGGAGCGTTGAAACCGAGCTCCTGAAAAAAATTAGCGGTATTCAGTTTGCTTAAAAAAATGTCGAGCAATACCGGAGGAAGGACGGCAAGAGGGACTCCGGAACCAGCGCCGACGGATTTTTTACCTTTAGCAACCAAAATTTCTTTTTCTGAAACAGGAAGCACCGCAACCGGAGCATGCTTCTCACATAGGGTTTCAAGCTGCGTCCAATACTCCGGCGCACCTGCCGGCGGCAGTATCTCGAATTCTGTTAAAATATCGAACACGGGAGTGAGCGGAGACATGTCTGTGCCGACAACGGAGAACCCCCCCGCCACAAGCGAGCGAACGACGGATGCACCAACATCACCACCTACAGCGGTTACAATAACCTTATTGCTCATAGCGGGTGCCTCTCAAGAACGTCTGTTAAATAATCTGGGCAAGGCTGCGACTTCAACCCGGCAAGCAACGCGGTTTTGTCGTACTCCACATACCTCAGGGTAAAACTCCTCAATTCAGAGTCCACAACAGCGTATGTTGGCATCCCTCCCTTCCTTGGCTGCCCCAGCGAGCCGGGATTGCAGAACATGACTCCATCGTTCAACCGGCACATCGGATAGTGCGTGTGCCCCAGAAAAACAAATGGCGGTAACGTGGCACCGGAAGGAAGCTCGGAATCAGGATAGACATACCCGGTCAACGGTGCCGAAGGGCTGCCGTGACAACACAGCAACCCGGCATCGCTATCCTCATACTGTTCAGGAAGGCGCTTAATAAATTCATAAAGCAACTTCAGCCTGTCATCACCGCAATCAAGAAGCAGTTCCAACGCCGGCCCATACTTCATGGTATATTCGGAAGGTATGTAACCGGCTTCATAAAAGCCAACAAAATCCCTGTCGTGGTTGCCGGCAACTCCCACGAATTGCGGAAGCTCAAGCAACATTTCCCAGACGTCCAATGCCCCCCAATAGTAGCCGACAAGATCGCCCAGAAAAATATATCTGTCAGCCGCTTCACGCTGCAGACAAGGCAGCGCGGCCTGCATGGCATACTCATTTCCGTGAATGTCTGAGAACACACATATGCGCATAAGAAACCTATCTCACCCAACCGGAGCAAGCCCCCTGAACAGACCGATTGCCACGCTCCGGATATTCCCTGCAGTGACGCAAGATCTCTGCACAGGCATCAACGTAAAACAACGCTCCAGCTTGTTACGACCGTTTAGGCGGAGTCATTTTATTTTATAAAATCCCGCACCGTGCAATAATCTCCCGGGAAACAGCCCTGACATCCTTGAGGGATCCATTTTCGTAAAACGACCGGAACAAAGAAACTTGCGGCATCTTATCAGGGGCGGTCTGCCGTATGGTGCACTGCATTCCCGTCTCCATGACACCGGGATCAAAGTGGATAACGTCAACGCAACTGTTTTCAGCAGCCAGCACATCAAGAAACATCACCAAAGCACTTTTTGAAGCACAATATAATGACCAGCCTTCAATTACACGCTTAGCAGCCCCACTTGTAACATTGATAATTCCAAGAGGGATGCCACGTTCAACGCTATATTTGGCAAGGCGCGAAGAAATTATACTCGGGGCTGATATATTAACAGCATAAGATTCAACTATATCAGAACAGGCCAAGTCATGTACGGGAGCTATTGGAGAAATAGTGCCAGCATTGTTAATAAATACAATCTCTGAAACCCCCTCCGGAATCAGAGTACAGATATTTTCCAGCAGTTGAGGTTTACGCAGATCACACTCAACATACACTCCGGCCGGTGTCTTTGATATCCTCTCAAGTTTACGCCCGATAAACAGCGGCGTTAAAAAATCACCGGCAAGCTCTGCAAGATCGTTATGAAGAGCAAGCCCCAGCCCGCGAGTACAGCCTGACAGAACCACAAGCTTCATACTATACCACCCCACTCTGGCAGGCGAGCCAGCACCGCATGACTCCGTCTCCCTCTATTCTTTCTGCCCCGTCAAGGGTCTGCATACGGATTCCAGACCTGAAAGCTGCTGTCGCGGCATCAAGGTCATATGCAATTTTTTCAGACACCAGGCTGTCAACCAAAGCCTGCTGTCTCTCTGTGATCGCCAACACGGCAAAAGGGACTTTTGCTGCGCACAGCTCCCAACAGGTTGAGCCGGCAGCGGAGATACAAAAATCCGCCCAGGCAAGCTGCTCAGCCATATCGTCCAGCGGATTGACAAAAGACACGCTGTTCCAGCCAGCCTTAAACAACTTTTTCCATTCTGCAACAGGCGTCTCGCCTCTGATGACACGGAAATCTGCCCCCCTGGCAACGCAAACCCTGATGATCTCTTCAAGCATGGACAGCTTAGCTGAAGAATCACCTCCTCCAAGAGTCAGCAAAATATGCTGCCGTGCTCCTGCCTCCTTTCTTGCTACCTGCCTTTTTACAGTTAAAAACTCCTGCCGCAGCAACACGTATCGGGGGCCGAGCAATTTTATTCCAATCTGTCCGGCGTAATTATGGTCTGCCGCTCCTACATTCTGATTTA is a window of Oleidesulfovibrio alaskensis DSM 16109 DNA encoding:
- a CDS encoding class I SAM-dependent methyltransferase; protein product: MSLGKLLDRFPAVRGLLLDCFLGLHSACYSYASRLAVRESSGQHPKHRITAYHSWFTKRIGGSEHVLDVGCGKGELAGAMARYARRVTAVDIDAAKIAGAERNPFKKDNVRFVQADATRWACEEPVDVIVLSNVLEHIDQRVSFLRQLVIATHWNSGPRFLIRVPLLSRDWISVFKKERGVSWKLDPTHEKEYYVSEFLEELASAGLECKSLALHFGELFCEAVPLCSMPQGHNCLELFDGRPHDER
- a CDS encoding class I SAM-dependent methyltransferase; translation: MGNVKESRTCCFYDDIYSKEGVKAQRRYPNEELCRFIGRNWLNSTTCLERQSIRILELGCGSCANLWMLAQEGFDTYGIDLSSEGLAVGRNVLQAKGVSARLFCGDMTDLPFEESYFDVVIDVFSANCLPLAAFETCLLSISRVLKPGGIFFFYTPSTASDAYIKPGPNNFIDEYTLDGLKNPEIAAFFGQDYPFRFSDASIREQLGCAGLTLEKLERVGRTYQNGAEYFEFLVGEARK
- a CDS encoding ABC transporter ATP-binding protein translates to MGLLVAASLFSSISEAAAAGAVSLLGLILASPQTVHSSVLFSKLALLWPYLDSLTHQPAKMLALCLVLIVASVAFKSLIACATVWGQSFVSQHCGRDVACAVFSEFLTKPYSWHIKKNTAELHTELGWANMVSGYFMALLTVAISGATVLLLLATSLAVSPVSAVIVFAFTALVGGLAVRCVRRRIRQASSLVANIDRNIARTTLSALQGILEVTIYKQQQPFLSEFKEKSKDKPKRQASAQMFSTVPAYALEVIGMGMLLVSHIFLMSLGYPLDELVLSISLLAGVSWRLLPALNKIAAAMGSIQIYTPYVTTLGGYLPSDEPQDLPESCGLENFNFLELQHVTFRYEGAKEDALKKLSATIQRGSMIGFIGRSGAGKSTLVGILTGLMRPASGNFLIDGKEYAPRSGGCWSSAIGYVPQTTYLLDATLAENIAFGDYGKKIDREHVLKCCEMASINFVDELENGIDTVLGERGVRLSGGQKQRVAIARALYKNPQLIIFDEATSALDSAAEQAIQKTILSLRDTATLVVIAHRLSTVEGCDYLYWLDGGEVRLSGVPDVVLPQYKEWLDEI
- the pseI gene encoding pseudaminic acid synthase, whose amino-acid sequence is MQDDVFKLFSDPVSGVQKTYIIAEMSANHNQNIERAEAIVRAAADAGADAIKMQTYTADTLTFNGSSPTFLVKGTAWSGRTLYDLYQEAYTPWEWQPRLMALANDLGMDCFSTPFDETAVDFLEGLNVPCHKVASFELVDIPLLRKIAGTKKPVIMSTGMGTLAEIDEAVGALRSAGCSELALLKCTSAYPAPPEEANLLTIPHLSQTFGCIAGLSDHTLGSAVAIAAVSLGARIVEKHLTLSRADGGPDSGFSMEPDEFRRMVTDIRTVEKALGCVSYELTEKQKENVALRRSLFVVEDIRAGEKFTTSNVRSVRPAHGLHPRHYNEILGCACIGDVAAGTPLSWAIVRK
- a CDS encoding ATP-grasp domain-containing protein, with product MSNKVIVTAVGGDVGASVVRSLVAGGFSVVGTDMSPLTPVFDILTEFEILPPAGAPEYWTQLETLCEKHAPVAVLPVSEKEILVAKGKKSVGAGSGVPLAVLPPVLLDIFLSKLNTANFFQELGFNAPRTMPLALYEGEWGLPVVVKGDSGCGSKSYRVARDETDLAYLKAKDDGGLIAQEHIGTAEEEYTTGVFSDGESVYSVTLKRKLHPGGFSHVVELVDSPFLHEMAVMIAKRTPFLGCLNIQSRRVGSVFYPFEVNPRVSSTVMFRKKIGFDDAVWWVDALCGKKIHYVQKYVEAVGVRTFGEAYPCLKPL
- a CDS encoding metallophosphoesterase family protein; the protein is MRICVFSDIHGNEYAMQAALPCLQREAADRYIFLGDLVGYYWGALDVWEMLLELPQFVGVAGNHDRDFVGFYEAGYIPSEYTMKYGPALELLLDCGDDRLKLLYEFIKRLPEQYEDSDAGLLCCHGSPSAPLTGYVYPDSELPSGATLPPFVFLGHTHYPMCRLNDGVMFCNPGSLGQPRKGGMPTYAVVDSELRSFTLRYVEYDKTALLAGLKSQPCPDYLTDVLERHPL
- a CDS encoding SDR family NAD(P)-dependent oxidoreductase produces the protein MKLVVLSGCTRGLGLALHNDLAELAGDFLTPLFIGRKLERISKTPAGVYVECDLRKPQLLENICTLIPEGVSEIVFINNAGTISPIAPVHDLACSDIVESYAVNISAPSIISSRLAKYSVERGIPLGIINVTSGAAKRVIEGWSLYCASKSALVMFLDVLAAENSCVDVIHFDPGVMETGMQCTIRQTAPDKMPQVSLFRSFYENGSLKDVRAVSREIIARCGIL
- a CDS encoding PseG/SpsG family protein, which encodes MSLYPIMTMCSAKYSHLIVRADATPAIGAGHVMRCLAFIQYWLDKGGSAALVGRIELDWVLHKVRQVGVLFHPLSGNVPTSEDCTDILRQLASGAGEAAPQQTLTVLDGYHFGSSCQKCIRSAGYGLLVIDDFNALGEYDADVLLNQNVGAADHNYAGQIGIKLLGPRYVLLRQEFLTVKRQVARKEAGARQHILLTLGGGDSSAKLSMLEEIIRVCVARGADFRVIRGETPVAEWKKLFKAGWNSVSFVNPLDDMAEQLAWADFCISAAGSTCWELCAAKVPFAVLAITERQQALVDSLVSEKIAYDLDAATAAFRSGIRMQTLDGAERIEGDGVMRCWLACQSGVV